ATCCGCGGTGAAGGCCACCACCATGGACCGTCCCGAATGGGTGGCGGCGAATCCGCGAAAGGCGGAGGTCTACTGCGCGCTTACCAACAACAAGAACCGCGGCAAGAAACCCAACGCCGGCGGCGACCCGACTCCCGTGGGAGGGCCCAATCCCCGAGCCGGCAATCTGTACGGCCAGATTGTGCGCTGGCGGCCGGACGGCGGCAACCACCTGGCCACGGGGTTCACCTGGGATCTGTATGTGGTGGCCGGAAACCCCGCGGTTTACGACGACGCCAACGCCGGCTCGAGGAATGTCGACAAGGACAACATGTTCAACTCCCCCGACGGCATCGCCTTCGACCGCAACGGCATGCTGTGGATCCAGACCGACGGCGACTACTCCAACGCCAAGGGGTTCGCGGGCCAGGGGAACAACCAGATGCTCGTGGGCGACCCGGTGACAGGGGAAATCCGCCGCTTCCTGGTGGGTCCCAGGCAGTGCGAGGTCACCGGCATTGCCTGGAGCGCCGACGGCAGGACCCTGTTCATGGGCATCCAGCATCCCGGTGAGAAGGGCGACAGCCACTTCCCCGACGGCGGCGACACCGTGCCGCGCTCGGCCGCGATCGCGGTGACCCGCGACGACGGCGGCCTCATCGGCTGAACGTCGCTTCCTTCCCCATGCGACGGGAGGGACGCTTCGGCGTCCTCCTGTTTGAAAGCCCTTAAGGAGTGATTGCCAAAGGCATCCAGTTTACGATTCTGCGCCGTGGAACGACACGGATGCGCCGGGTGATGAGTGATGAGTCCCGGCATCGGTGTTGCAACAGTGTTGAATCGACGAGTTGGGACCGGATCTCCAGGCTAGTCACCCACCCGTTTAGGATCAGTATTTACGTCGTCATATCAATAGGTTATAGACTTCTGGCCAGCTCGCGCGGTCACGGTAGGAAAGCGTCAATCGAGGAAATCCACGCCGAGGTGCTGCCCCGCTGGCGCGCAGGGATGGAGGCGGCAGGGCTCCCGCCCGCGCACCGCGACATCTTCGCCATTGGAGCCTATACGGGAATGCGCCTGGGCGAGGTGGTCTCGCTCCGTTGGGAGCGCATCGACCTGGGCCGCGCCATCCTGCGGGTCGAGGAGACCAAGACCGGCGAGCCCCTGGAGCTTCCGCTGACCCGTCAACTCGCCGCCGTGTTCGAGCGCCGCCGGGCCGAGGCGGGGGGCAGGGACGAAGGCTGGGTGTTCCCCTCATCCTTGAGCGTCACCGGCCATCTCAAGAACCTTCACCGCTACCATGCCGGCATCGGCAAGGCCGCGGGCACGCGCTTCTGGTTCCACGGGCTGCGCAACGTCTTCATCACCGTTGCCGAGCGGGATCTCATGCTGCCGCGTCCGTTGACCAATCGGCTGGTGAACCACGCCAGCGACGACGACATCACCTCAGGCTACGCCGCCGACTGGACCGTCGAGCAGCTCCGTGAGCCCGCTCAGCGAGTGGCCGACCGCATCGAGGCCCTGTT
This genomic stretch from Deltaproteobacteria bacterium harbors:
- a CDS encoding DUF839 domain-containing protein, with the protein product SAVKATTMDRPEWVAANPRKAEVYCALTNNKNRGKKPNAGGDPTPVGGPNPRAGNLYGQIVRWRPDGGNHLATGFTWDLYVVAGNPAVYDDANAGSRNVDKDNMFNSPDGIAFDRNGMLWIQTDGDYSNAKGFAGQGNNQMLVGDPVTGEIRRFLVGPRQCEVTGIAWSADGRTLFMGIQHPGEKGDSHFPDGGDTVPRSAAIAVTRDDGGLIG
- a CDS encoding tyrosine-type recombinase/integrase, which gives rise to MLPRWRAGMEAAGLPPAHRDIFAIGAYTGMRLGEVVSLRWERIDLGRAILRVEETKTGEPLELPLTRQLAAVFERRRAEAGGRDEGWVFPSSLSVTGHLKNLHRYHAGIGKAAGTRFWFHGLRNVFITVAERDLMLPRPLTNRLVNHASDDDITSGYAADWTVEQLREPAQRVADRIEALLGPYVPGATPD